The following proteins are co-located in the Telopea speciosissima isolate NSW1024214 ecotype Mountain lineage chromosome 9, Tspe_v1, whole genome shotgun sequence genome:
- the LOC122640239 gene encoding uncharacterized protein LOC122640239, producing MELPVFSPVPEHTQAQFAVPMVEGKNHHLTMAMVEDYLKEESSSMVERKEELVSRIGGKPTLRIGRFLKPCVDHVNEAAGIPLVPLLSEIITFRHCKWPPKILFKGWRCPQKKWKYWIDRLQPLYGPIWVKAGIYNAIMASTYRVRKDQDLVLALLEKWCPHTSSFVFPWGEATITLEDTFILGGFSFVGKPITEPLTKEQEKMEKKMEEEHDGFYKHQWWSPSNSEWINHFMETQIELEHVAFISLWLLRYVFPTPSERAVGRHVFPIAIRLAQGTPIALGPAVLASLYRDLRFLKEQCVHNLLGSKKEYLEDDFHLSVWAPFQFMQLWAWERFPSLRPENPNSLRPGEPRAALWSKLTTNMSVELVRLVMSSPENYQWRPYAANLSNWCLPSIYSEREKWVSQSPDGDDESQSFAHCLWASELVGIDSKEHYLPHRVAMQFGLDQDIPGYLGLPRGTCSEPFKFAMFSVPPGHFESDVTRRYSEWWKQSMLLRREAIKYALTQVQIQENPRKLAKRKRSMKEKARGNNGWPLTLVSSENHKQSFRDSTTDENETQELKNLQLAKVKEEDPYGPVPPGFSPKCNRLNLEDSSHKDEHSVLQKFKLLKDLNESAIGSMPASSASTIATNRDLGGNEEARKDLMEKNSIEEKGSHIPTEGNTARKAIELEARVWELEKEISGLKEKLRSKEAGKPTNQSPSQAD from the exons ATGGAATTACCAGTCTTTAGCCCTGTTCCTGAACATACTCAAGCTCAATTTGCAGTGCCAATGGTGGAAGGAAAAAATCATCATCTTACAATGGCAATGGTAGAAGACTATTTAAAAGAGGAATCAAGTTCCATGGTGGAGCGAAAAGAGGAACTGGTGTCACGGATTGGAGGAAAACCCACACTCAGAATCGGTAGATTTCTTAAACCTTGTGTTGATCATGTTAATGAAGCAGCTGGGATTCCTTTAGTTCCTCTTCTTTCTGAAATCATCACTTTCAGACACTGCAAATGGCCTCCAAAAATCCTGTTTAAAGGATGGAGATGTCCCCAGAAGAAATGGAAGTACTGGATCGATCGTTTGCAGCCATTGTACGGACCCATATGGGTGAAGGCTGGTATTTACAATGCGATCATGGCTTCTACTTACAGAGTTCGAAAGGACCAAGATTTGGTCCTTGCATTACTGGAGAAATGGTGCCCTCACACCAGTTCGTTCGTCTTTCCATGGGGAGAAGCAACAATTACTCTTGAAGATACCTTCATTCTTGGTGGATTCTCCTTTGTTGGAAAACCCATTACTGAACCTCTAACGAAAGAGcaagagaagatggagaagaagatggaagaagaacaTGATGGGTTCTACAAACACCAATGGTGGAGCCCCTCTAACTCAGAATGGATTAATCATTTCATGGAGACCCAGATCGAATTGGAGCATGTAGCCTTCATCTCCTTGTGGCTGTTAAGGTATGTCTTTCCAACACCTTCTGAGAGAGCTGTGGGTCGGCATGTCTTCCCCATTGCCATCCGTTTGGCTCAAGGGACACCCATTGCTCTTGGACCTGCAGTGCTTGCAAGTCTCTATCGTGATCTTAGGTTTCTTAAAGAACAATGTGTTCATAACCTTCTTGGATCAAAAAAGGAATATCTTGAAGATGATTTCCATCTCAGCGTTTGGGCGCCATTTCAATTCATGCAGCTCTGGGCTTGGGAAAGGTTTCCATCTTTGAGACCAGAGAACCCCAATTCTCTCCGTCCTGGTGAACCCAGAGCAGCTCTGTGGAGCAAACTGACGACTAACATGAGTGTTGAGTTGGTGAGGTTGGTTATGAGCTCACCTGAAAACTATCAATGGCGTCCTTATGCTGCCAACTTGAGCAACTGGTGTCTCCCTTCCATCTACAGTGAAAGGGAAAAATGGGTTTCCCAAAGTCCAGATGGGGATGACGAGTCGCAGTCCTTTGCCCATTGCTTGTGGGCTTCTGAGTTAGTTGGGATAGACAGTAAAGAACACTATCTTCCACATCGAGTGGCTATGCAATTTGGATTAGATCAAGACATCCCTGGTTATCTTGGCCTTCCCAGGGGAACTTGCAGCGAGCCCTTTAAATTTGCTATGTTCTCTGTCCCACCTGGGCATTTCGAATCAGATGTAACGAGGAGATACTCAGAATGGTGGAAGCAATCCATGCTGCTTCGTCGAGAAGCAATCAAGTATGCTTTAACTCAAGTTCAAATTCAGGAGAACCCAAGAAAATTAGCCAAACGTAAACGTTCAATGAAAGAAAAGGCAAGAGGTAACAATGGCTGGCCTCTTACATTGGTTTCTTCTGAGAATCACAAGCAGAGCTTTCGAGATTCTACTACTGATGAAAACGAGACACAGGAATTGAAAAACCTTCAACTGGCAAAAGTGAAGGAGGAAGACCCCTATGGTCCAGTTCCCCCTGGATTTTCACCAAAATGTAACAGGTTAAACTTGGAAGATTCAAGCCACAAAGATGAACATTCAGTCCTGCAAAAGTTTAAACTTCTGAAAGACCTCAATGAGTCTGCAATTGGAAGCATGCCAGCTAGTTCTGCCTCAACTATAGCAACAAACAGAGAT TTGGGAGGAAATGAAGAAGCCCGTAAAGATCTCATGGAGAAGAACTCAATCGAAGAGAAGGGCAGCCATATACCCACGGAGGGAAACACAGCAAGGAAGGCAATTGAACTGGAAGCTCGGGTTTGGGAGCTTGAGAAAGAGATTTCTGGGCTTAAAGAGAAATTACGTTCTAAAGAAGCGGGTAAACCTACAAATCAGAGCCCATCGCAGGCTGATTAA